Genomic window (Zonotrichia albicollis isolate bZonAlb1 chromosome 11, bZonAlb1.hap1, whole genome shotgun sequence):
TTACATACACATCCCACAATCTCAAATTTGAAAACCAGAGGTGTTTTCAAAGtccaaaaattcagaaaaataccACTGGCTTGGAGTCTGTTTGGTTTTCCACATCCTTGggaaagcagaaagcaaaatttGGTAGGTAAGCTGGGAGGCTTTTTATCCAAATAGATATTTTTAGTGTTCTGTTTATGAAAGATTCCCTCCAGACACTGCCATGGTTTAACCCCCGTTGGCAACTAGACCCCACAGAGCCCCTCGCTCACCTTTTCTTGGCCCTGGTGGGGAGGAGAATTGGAAAGCAAACCTCAAGGGTTACTctgagataagaacagtttTGTAGCTGaactaaagaaaaatattataataatagtGAATaataatggaaaagaaatgagagGAATAAATCCCAGGAAAGACAAGTGATGCACAACACAACTGCTCACCACCCACAGACCAAGGCCCAGCCCATTCCTGAGCAGTGACCTGTGGCTTCCAGCCAACTCACCCCAGTTTACATACAGAGCATGACATTCCATGGGCTGGAATATCCCTCTGACCATTTTGGGTCAGCTCTCCCTGGCTATGGTCCCTCCCAGCTTTTTGTGCACCTCCTCACCAGCAGAGCATGGAAAATTGAAAAGTCCAGACTTATGGTAACCACTACTTAGCAACAACTAAAACATCAGCATATTATcatcaacattattctcatacTGAATctaaaacacagcactgtaccagctactaaggagaaaattaactctatttCAGCTGAAATTAGGATACACTGAAACTTCAGGTTTCCCTGTTACTGCTCCCTCTTAATAGACACATTACTGCAACACTTTTTGAGGATTCTGTCTCAAGAATTACACAGAAAGTTCAGAAATATACCTTTTAATTGAATACGAAGAGGAGCCCATGCCCTGCAACTCATCCTTTGACCAGCTCATGTCACAGGCTATGGCAGCATAagatataaaataaatagaaattaaataaaaatttatagaAATTAGTATAAAAATGCAGTGCCATATTTGCAGAAACATTCACTCTCCAACTTCCACAATCCATATATCcactttctctttcctttcctccaaCTTTCCCAGTCCAGGATCAGCTCCACAAACTTCTCATACTCACTCCTCTCCACTGCCTTTTTCCTCCCACCGCCTCCTTCATTTTATGTTTCTTCCATCAAATCCTACATTCTGCCTCTCCTCCAAAGCTTCTCATacatttccttcctttcacAGAAGTAATTCCTTATCAACTGCATTTTAGTCTCCAACTCAGCAAGGATACAAAGTTACAAATATAAGTAgcatctttttatttatttcttagaAACTGGAAGCCATCAAAATTAACCTGATACTACTTCTCAACACCTTCTGCTCTAAAACCTCAGCCTCGAGGTGACAAGTGTAAAGCCAAACAAAATCAGTTTCCTTGTCCATCTATAGTTGTTTCTAATAGACCTGCTTTCTGATTTTTAATTCATCAAATCACAAAATAAATAGGAACTTCTAACAAAGCAAATACATTCAACGAAAAAATATCCCAGTCTATGCACATTTTTGGTACCAATTGAACAATACTGGCTTAGAaactaatatattttaaatgatGCGACTTGCCTGTGCAAAGATATTCCATCAATATCAAAGTGCTTATTTCCTCAATTTTGGATACAACTCCCTGAATAAAATACAGATGTCTGCAGTCTGGGCTACATGTAAACAGCACCTATACAAATAGGTGTTAAAGAGTCTCCAATTTgctgaaaagaaataattttgacaGCAATAACAAAGTCTAATAAAGACTATTTCTCTGCATGCTTTAGGTTTAGAAATGTCCTTTTTTTTGGTGAAGCATCCTGTCATCATTCCATGAAAATGGTGTATTTGGGTGCATGTAAATCACTACAgaattcttttctctttttcatccAAAAAGTGCCTTGGCCTACCTCAGTGCCACTGTCAGTTGCACTCACACTAACAATGAGAGTTGTGCTAATCCTCAGGCAGAGACCATGGCCAGAGCACAGTTCTTGTTGCATTTCAGAACTATTTACTGCCAGGTTCACAAAATCAAGGTTATGATATGTAATGACATTGTGATCTTCTTTTCAGTGGCAGCAATAACAGAATATTGCATACAGCTAACAAAACCTGTCAGATACATGCCATGAAATATTTATGCTATTAACAATTataaaaattgaatttaaaaaaaaatccttactAGTCACTAGCAATTCCCTGACTGAAATAATAATGCCCACAGTCTTAACCACTGTGTGGAATGTGAATTACTCTGCAGTAAAGATTGTCAGTAGAAACCCTACACCCTGAGTGCAGCTGACATCAGTATCACTGAAGTATCACTGAAACACTCAACACATAAAAGCACTCCAACTGCTGCTTGTGCTGTAGCATTTCCCTGGGAATCTTGATTCTCAATTTTCTAAAATGCTTAGTAGGCATTTAAGACCATTGTCCAGTTGTTGGGGTAGCTTGAGAAGCAAGAAGCATCATACCAAGGACTCAGACAAGAAGTCCAAgtctgctgccagggctgcttgCTTCAGCAAGGATGAAAGTTTCCTGTCTCCTGCCCATGGAATTCTCATCCCATTATGATATGCTGCTTCTCCTCTGAGGAGGGGCTTTCCTTTGTGAAAGATCCTCACTGTCACTTTCACAATTTCTCTGAAAAAGAAAGGCCACAAAGTCTGATGTAAATCAGATACCATGCTTTTCCAGTATTATCAGTATCATCTACTGAGAAGAGCAGAGCTAACAGAGCCCATAAAGTTTCACTCAGAAGGtcacaggcagtgccagggtccCCCACCCTCcatcacagagctgggcacaaaGCAGTGAGCTCCCCTGCAATTGCTCAGCTCTCAGTCACACCCCATGGTCACTGCCTGTGATCCAGACATCATCTGCAGGCTCCTGGCTGCTCCTTTACACAATAATGTGCTTAGCCCCTAGAAGGTCCATCATGTCCCTGGCTCTCCCTGCACAAGATTCCTGTCACAATAACACAACATACAGCAGCATTAAAGACACACATGATGCCATGGTCCCCTCTGGTTTCCCACTCCAAGCCACTGCTGTCTTGTTGGGCTGTGCATCCATGAAGGACAGCAAAAATGACTGCACAGTCAGACTGGCTCTTCTCTTCTTCCTGTGTGAGGAATGCACCTACCAAACTCTCCTCTTGTGTCAGGACCTTATTCACCAGCGAGCGCGATAAGCGGTTGCACAGCGAAACGACGCGGTACGAGAGCTGggcagagagggaggaaaagcaaTGTGATCACACACagccagtgcagacatatccaAACACATCTCATTCATTTACTGCCTATTACAATTTTACTTTCAAGCTCTTATCTTGCCCTCTGATCCCACCAGGCTTGGGAAGCCACATGTGAGAAGGATTAAAGGCTTGTTGTCGTACCTTCCATCGCCTTCTAGCATACTGCCTTTTGAAGTTTTCCAGGTTAACAACAGATGATTTCCGAACCAAAGCCTGCTGCTTGTCCATGGGCTGGAAGATAAAAGAGCAATTTTATTCTTCAGCTCCCTTTGGTGCATAAAATATGCAAGATACCTCATGTGAACTGGAGCTAGCTGAAAGAAAGCTGGGGAAGCTACAGATTCATACAGGTTTTTTCATACAAAAAGAATTAAATCTAGCCCACTCTGGGCCTAGACAGGACCCTTTTGATCACAAATAAGATCCTAAAACTAGTGGGTGCCAAGGCTATGCTTTCACTTTGTAAAGTTGCTAAGGTGCTTCTCATGCACACCTGCCCCATGTCCCTTTTCTCTAGGTGACATCACCGCAATAAAATGGAACAAAGGTAGCTGTCATGTAGTATTAGTGATAAGGACACATGCTATCAGCTTTGCCCTTTAACCATAGCCAGAGCATGACAGCACAAGGCATTGGCACCCAGGCAATAATTGCAATATCTGACgactgaaaaatgggaataaagagGAATATAGATCAGAATTCAGACATGTGCCTAGAGCTTTGGATATCAACCTGGTGTTAAGGAACAGATGTTCCACAAATCCTGACATGGTCCTTCTGAAAATGAAGCACATTTCAATTCCAAAAGTACCTCAAAATTTGCATAAACCTTAAAACCAAATCTAACAAATTGCAAGAAAGAAATGGTTCAAAACCAGATTAGACAAGAGTGAAAAGAGAAAGGCCAGGAATCAGCCCTTCAAAGAGTATGGAGTGACAACCATTCCAGCTGTTCTGATCTGCGTATGTAGGAGGTGGAtaacacagaaatatttgtaCTGAACTGGGCTGGAATGCAGCCAAGCCATGCACCTGAAACAGCAAGAGTACCAAAAGAGAATGGAAAACACATCAGTGAGGATTTAAACATCTTTTtcagcaaaataatttaaaacgtTTGAGACAACAAATTCACTCTTCTCATCAAATGCTGTAGGTTTAGCATTTTTGCAGGTATCTCAGCAGCACTTCAAGGAGCCAAGCTATCAGCTGGGCCCCCTTCTCATTGAGATGTACACACCATTTGCATTCAACAGAACTGGGACAATTAAGctttaaatataatttcctCACGCTGCAAACAGCCAGCTTGGTGCAACAAGCGAGCAGAAATCAATTTGAAGTGGAAAAAACGTCACTGGCTAAATGTCAGCTGTACAATCATTATGAAAAATTTCCCAGTGCCCTTTCAGAACCACCACTGACTCTATAACTCACTTTACTGCAGAGGGCTAATAACCACCTCTTCATTTTAGGTACCCTGCAACTCAGTGACCTTGTCATTCTCTCAAATCATCAGGATCTCTTCTCAAAAGCAGAGTGTGAGTAGCCTCAAGGACAGAGTCACAACAACACTGCCCTCACCCAAACATGCTCAGGAACAAGGTGGCCTCATTTAATGCTCCTTCTCATCATGCCAGTGCATTTGTTCGTAAAGAAAATCAATATGAACAAAGAATATGAGATCGTGGCTGAGGGGAGGCAGACTCTCTTTCTTGAGAGTGTTTTCTGCAAATTCTAACTCCCACCAGGCATTAAGTTACATTTTAGGAATTAAGGCTCTCTCCTCCTGACAATAAAATCCTGTGTTCCAGTTCTCCTGGACAGTTTTTAGAATGGGTCTTCCAGCTCAAAGAAACCTGCAGAAGCATTCTGAAACAATAAAAATGGACACATGCAAAATGCTCAATCCTGTTTGTCACAGTAGAGCCCAATTGTCCCCAGCCATCAATGCCAGCTTGCCAGGGTCACATCTTGGCTATCTACACTATAGAAGCTTTTGAAAATTTCACATATTGTGCCAAGAACAATGACACAGAGAGCACATCCagtctccatcctccttccagATGGGAGCAACAATATCCCAAGTGAATAACTATTTTCACAATTCTGAATTTGCATCAGCCTCTGCACATCTTTGTGAGGACACAGCAGTAAATGGGTCCACTGTACTCTGCAAAAAATTAGATGAGAGTATGCTTTTATCTTTTTATCTCAAATTAGGAAACATTATTCTTAATCATGTTAGGAAGAGCAACAATTCAGTTTATTTAGGTCATTAACTTCTCTgcaaaaggaggaggggcagtgAAAGATATACTCTAATACATAGATGTAAATATTCACTCTAGCTGGACTAGAGCTATTATCTCACTGATTCTTGTAGTTGCACAACAGTCACCATGCAGCAAATGCCCACAGAAATTTGGGGTCTTTTTCAGTCACTGACCATCAGGGAACAACTGCATCCTGCATAAATAACTATTTATTGTGTTCAAAAATGAGATTGGTACATCTGTGCATATTAATACAGTATAATCAAATGACTTCTTTGAAATACAAAACAGCAGGGCATGATTCAAGGCTGGGTTTTCTTTTACTTTGTAAAACCTAAGGAAAACAAATCTTTATAGGAAGAACATTAGTCTCAAATGCCACACCAGAGATTAAGTTAGTTGTAGCTTTGTAATCTTTACTGTAGAAAACAAACCAGATGAATATATTATCACTTAGTCTAAAATTGACATTTGCACTGCAAAATTGCACAGTCATTTGATCATTATAAGTTCCCAGTGGTGTCTTTTGAATAGAATTTCTTTGGTACAGGACAGGAAACTCAGCTGTCGATTAATCCTTCAGTTTAAAATTCACCTTACCTTTGATGGTAAAAGAGTTCACCCTGCACAATTGGCCTAAACACTAATCCTAAAATTCTTCATTGACAGCCATTTCACAGTATTAGCTAAATTACTACACCATTTGCTTTAATTTACAGATTTAACCTTTACAAATATTTGTATCATAAGGTGTATAGAACTGTCTGCAGCAGGGCTATCCAACTGTTTCCTTCAGCCAACCAAAGATGCTATAAGAGGATTTTTTTATCAGTTTCCAGGCACTCAGTTTCTAGTCAGTACAGACTGACTTATTCTTTATTCCACATTAATTACCTAGTAATCTGTAGGAACTGTAATACATTATGCAGAGTAAAATATAGGCAATACCAAAGGTTTTGGTGTTGCCAAGGTAATGTGATAACCAAACCTTTGGTATAAGCAATACCAAAGGTTTTGGTTATCACATACCACTGTGATAATCTTGTTCCTGCAAGTTCAGACACtgaacacaagaaaaaaacaaaactccaaCACTACAAACCACTGGGAGATTATGGCCTTGGTCAGCAGCTTGTGCAATACATCAGAACTTCTACTTCAAGTCTAGGTCATGTTTTTGTGTAGAATCTATGCACCAGAACCTTTCTAAACTCATGTACAATGAAACAAGCAACAAACCCTACACTTAGCCTGATCTCAGTGTTACTGATGGGATTCTGTCACATCAAGATTCAACCCTGCAAGGAATTCTTCACAGCAAGATCTATTTAACAGCTCCATTAGTGATTCATTAATATCTTTGTTGAAAACAGAGTGAAAGTTTCCGTTCACACAGGCTTCACTTTCCAGTTGAAAACTGCTCATCAAATCCTGTATCCACTTGATTTCCTCAGAAAGTTCCTGCCTGAGAGATTCATagtggctctgcagctcagcaTATTTCCCACAGACGCCTGTGAGAGTGGCACTGACAGCCTCAGTGTCCTCGTGCAAGTGCCGTTTCAGGGACTCCACCTTACGGCACTCGTACTTGAGCTGGGACAGCGCGTGCCTCACGCTTTCGCTCTCTTCTTTGTACCAAGCTTCTTTCTCATTATAAATGGAAAGCAGAGCATCCATGTCCTCCTGCAAGGAATCGTGGGATGCAGCCAGGGAGCTGAAGCCCTGCTCCACACGGGAAATGTCCTCCACAACGCGGGCAAAGCGCTCAAAGTTGATGTAGGTGTTGTTGGGGGGCATGCTCGAGTGGCACTTTATGGTGTACTCCCTCAGGCGCTTCGTCTTCAGCTGCGCGTTCTCCACCTTCTTGTTCTCCTGGACTTTGGTTTCATCTTTCAGCTGGTGAGTCGTCAGACAGAGGAACCAATATTACTGAACATTTACAAGGCTGCAGCGATTCAAAAACTCTACACAAAGGATGCAGGGACAAAGGGCTTCCACAATGCTGGGAGATTGTTTGCTCACAAAGATTTTCCTTCGTGCATTTgattaaaagaaacaaacaccAAACACATAAGCCCAGACCTGAATGTGACAAATGCTTTCATTCCAATGTGATGAGTGCAAACAACATGGCTGCAATTTATTTTCATGCTAAGTTTTAGCAATTAACAGTGTCAAAGCTATCAATATTTGTAGGAGGAAAACCAACAACTCTAATACCACTCCAACTAATGTTTTGTGCAATGCAAAGCAAAAACTGAATTTCAAAAATCGTCATTAGTCATGCTGAGACTAGCTAAATGTATTTTCGGTAAGAGACTTACCCACATAAGCAAGCAATGTTTATGATAAAAAACTACATACCAACACACAAATGTAAGCAAACCAGAACACGGGTACACAGCAGTTTTCTCtccagagaaataattttttttatattgatTGCAGTCAACTCTCAATTCCAGAAAACACAAAAGCCAACACACAGTATATGCCCATGCAAACAGAGAGGAATGGAAAAATGCAAAGCCCAGTCCAATATGGGTACTGTAATGTGCAATAAACATCAGATCTTTGTTACTCTCTTTTTGAATGTTATCATAATAAAGGAAGTAATTTGCAGAAATCCAAGGATTTGGTCAGACCCAAGCAATTTTCTCCCTGTACATCTCTTCGAGTCACCCAGCATCAATCAAAAAGTACTTAGGGGGCAGTTTTCCATTTAACACACCAGTAAGAGTGAGAATATGATCTCTGCTTTGCTCATGGAAAAAAGCAAggtctttttctttattcagtcttACCGTTATCCATGGATGAGATAGAGCTTCCTGAATCGTAAGCCGCTTCctaaaaaacaacaacacaaaaaaaatcccaaagatttGAATGATAAATACTTGGTACAGAAGCCCATTGACCCACACTCTTCCTGGGCTTCCTATGAAGCCTTTATCAGGATAATTCCAGGAAAAACCCTCAAATTTCAAGTTTATGTTTCTCCCTGAGGCACACTGCTTGTGTGCAGTTTAGTTACTGCTCTAAACTTCAGCAGGTAACTGTCCTTACTCCTCACAACTTCAATTCTTATTTCATCAAAATCTACCTGTAGCTTTGTGCACCTTTCCATAAAAACTTATACAACATTCCTTTGTTTTGTTCATCTGACATgcttaaaaaatacattcttgCTAAACATCTTTGATACATCTGTGTCTGAATCAACAGTAATTATACCAAAGCTGTCCTCTGGAGCACAGTATTAGagcactgcaggagctgttGTTTCCtgaaagcagcatttctgagAGGAATACAGCAAACCTAATCAAAGTGGATCAAACCTAACTTCCTTCTGCATTGCAGCAGTTTGGTGAACAGCATGTTAAGAGCACTGAGAATCAAAGACAGAAGCACAGCATTGCACAGGCACCACGTCTGCACACGGGACAAATACCAACAGCACTGACTTCTCCTTGGAGCTGCTAGACCTGTGCAAAACTCTCATCAAACACTGACTCTACCCCACACTGAGGCCTGATGATTTGCAGAATCTTCACTGAACAGCTCCTTCTCTCTCATAGCTATTTTCTCCCCTAATGAAGCCATTAGAAAGAATCACAATGTTTCTCCAGGACAAAGACGGTTACAGGGAAGGAGATGCTACCTTGGTGTGCACTTTATTAAAAgcaagtaaaacaaaacaaaattaaactaaaaaaaaacaaacaccccctccctcccccccccccccaaaaaaaaacaaaaaacacccaaaacagTGGTTCCTGTAACCTGGGAAGAAAGATCTGCAGAGCTGTCACACAAACCCTTAGGTGACTGCCACAGATACAGAGACTTAGAACAAGTCCATATCAGCACATGTACTGATTTTTCTGGCATTGCACCACTGGGGGCATATTCTGGGATGGTATCACCTCCTTGGTAGAGTAGGTCATAAGAAACTGAAACAGTGGAGTGGTGGTTACCCTGAACTCAAGATTGTGCACATCATTTTCAGCCCTTCAACTACACTCTATTGTGCCAGCTTGACTCAGGTGAGAACTCAGTCCTGAACATGGCATTTAGCTGAGGAGACTTGGTTCCTCTCCTCAGGGTTTCTGGATGCAGTGATTAACTAGGGTCACAGCAGCATCCACCTGTCTTGCTCTTGACTGGTAATAGACACTGCAAGAAAAGCTTTTTCACTTGTCAAGCCACATTTCACCAGGTTTATTTTAGAGATAAATGGGTCTTTCTGAATATTTGCTTACCGTGTATCTTTCACCAGTAGTTTCTGAATAAAGTCTTTTGCCAGGTCACTAGTATTGCTGAAAAATTCTTCATCAAAATCGTAATTCACAGCTGTGATGTTGGCAAGTGTTTCTTGTTTAGTTTCTCCAAGGAAAGGTGATGCACCACTAAGCCTAGATGAGCCAGAAAGACGAATCAGTTGGTAAAATAAACAGCAGAAATCCTCTAATGAAATTGCAGTGACCGTGGAATATACTCTTAGGATATTTGTGGCTCTTGTGTTGAAGCAGATCTGCCATGTAGGAAAAAACATGGCCAGCTTTGGCTCACTATAGCTGTGGCTCACTTAGCTGAGCCAGACTTGCACTGAAAATCTCTATCAGAGCACTAATGCATGCACACAGAGAGAAATGCACCCAGCAGATTCTCCTCTTCTGAGTGCCTCATTTAAGTCATTGCTAATCAAACTAGAAAAAGTTTCAGCTCAGGAGAGTCTCTATCCCTGTGAGCCCACAAAGGCTGCAGCTTCTATAACCTTCAAGCTGACAGTGTAGTGTTTCTGTAGTTTTTCTTCAGGAAGGAAAAGCTCTGCCCCTacttcttttct
Coding sequences:
- the DAPK2 gene encoding death-associated protein kinase 2 isoform X1, with translation MAFFKQQKVEDVYEIGEELGSGQFAIVKKCRERSTGLEFAAKFIKKRQSRASRRGVSREEIEREVSILQQILHANIVKLHDIYENKTDVVLILELVSGGELFDFLAQKESLSEEEATRFIKQILDGVNYLHSKKIAHFDLKPENIMLLDKSIPIPHIKLIDFGLAHKIEDGVEFKNIFGTPEFVAPEIVNYEPLGLAADMWSIGVITYILLSGASPFLGETKQETLANITAVNYDFDEEFFSNTSDLAKDFIQKLLVKDTRKRLTIQEALSHPWITLKDETKVQENKKVENAQLKTKRLREYTIKCHSSMPPNNTYINFERFARVVEDISRVEQGFSSLAASHDSLQEDMDALLSIYNEKEAWYKEESESVRHALSQLKYECRKVESLKRHLHEDTEAVSATLTGVCGKYAELQSHYESLRQELSEEIKWIQDLMSSFQLESEACVNGNFHSVFNKDINESLMELLNRSCCEEFLAGLNLDVTESHQ